A DNA window from Candidatus Protochlamydia naegleriophila contains the following coding sequences:
- a CDS encoding branched-chain amino acid transport system II carrier protein, producing the protein MTILKKSDLYATGLAIFAMFFGAGNIIFPLALGHLALDQTPYAMAGLLITAVFLPFAGLLTMFLYNGDIRAFFGRLGRLPGLALAFLIIALLGPFGSTPRCIALAYSTFKLSFSETSLPLFSAISCLTVFLLAYKKSRLLDILGYLLTPLLLGLLALIVVLGMIYAPSSAPIASSSGSEMFWHGLTEGYNTMDLLAAIFFAPIIIAFTQQKTAMLANSQDRLKFILKASGIGAFLLSIVYLGFSFIAFSHASEMPGVPADQLLAALALKILGPQGGVIVCLTVVLACLTTAIALITAFAEFTKKDILKDRLGYFPVLIGSLALTFCISIFEFQGISQFLSPVLEICYPVLIALTAFNLYGNLYRLQLLTEEAQNA; encoded by the coding sequence ATGACAATTTTAAAAAAATCCGACCTTTATGCGACCGGACTGGCCATTTTTGCCATGTTTTTCGGGGCTGGAAACATCATTTTTCCCTTAGCCTTAGGCCATCTGGCACTCGATCAAACACCTTATGCAATGGCTGGCCTTCTTATTACAGCCGTTTTTTTGCCCTTTGCTGGCCTTTTAACCATGTTTTTATATAATGGCGACATTAGAGCTTTTTTTGGCCGCTTAGGGCGTTTGCCCGGGCTTGCGTTGGCTTTTTTAATCATCGCTCTTTTGGGACCGTTTGGTTCGACCCCCCGCTGCATAGCGCTTGCCTACTCGACGTTTAAGCTCTCTTTTTCAGAGACTTCTCTTCCTCTTTTTAGTGCCATTTCCTGTTTAACTGTCTTTTTATTGGCTTATAAAAAGAGTCGCTTACTGGACATATTGGGCTATTTATTAACTCCTCTTTTATTAGGGCTGCTTGCTCTGATTGTGGTCTTGGGAATGATCTATGCTCCTTCTTCTGCACCGATTGCATCGAGTAGCGGGAGTGAGATGTTTTGGCATGGCTTGACAGAAGGGTATAATACGATGGATCTTTTAGCCGCCATTTTTTTTGCGCCGATCATCATCGCCTTTACCCAGCAAAAGACGGCCATGCTCGCGAATTCACAAGACAGATTGAAGTTTATTCTGAAAGCGAGTGGAATTGGTGCCTTTCTTCTTTCTATCGTTTACCTGGGTTTTAGTTTCATCGCTTTTTCCCACGCAAGCGAGATGCCGGGCGTTCCAGCCGATCAGCTATTAGCTGCCTTGGCCTTGAAAATTTTAGGGCCGCAAGGGGGGGTAATTGTTTGCTTAACAGTTGTTTTGGCGTGTTTGACAACAGCGATTGCCTTGATTACAGCTTTTGCTGAGTTTACAAAAAAAGACATTCTAAAAGACAGACTGGGCTATTTTCCCGTTTTGATTGGTTCGTTGGCATTGACCTTTTGCATTTCAATTTTTGAGTTTCAGGGCATTTCGCAGTTTTTATCTCCCGTTTTGGAGATTTGCTACCCTGTTTTAATTGCCCTCACGGCCTTTAATTTATATGGAAACCTTTATCGGTTGCAGCTCTTGACTGAGGAGGCTCAAAACGCTTAA